Proteins co-encoded in one Aptenodytes patagonicus chromosome 14, bAptPat1.pri.cur, whole genome shotgun sequence genomic window:
- the ATP5F1E gene encoding ATP synthase F(1) complex subunit epsilon, mitochondrial, which yields MVAYWRQAGLSYIRYSQICAQVVRAAMKPQYKAEAERAAMATVKTVKPKKE from the exons ATGGTGGCGTACTGGCGGCAGGCCGGGCTCAG TTACATCCGGTATTCACAGATCTGCGCCCAGGTTGTGAGAGCGGCAATGAAGCCTCAGTACAAAGCAGAGGCAGAGAGGGCGGCAATGGCCACTGTGAAAACTGTGAAACCCAAAAAGGAATAA
- the TUBB1 gene encoding tubulin beta-1 chain, which produces MREIVHLQIGQCGNQIGAKFWEVISDEHGIDITGNYRGDASLQLERINVYFNEAYSHKYVPRSVLVDLEPGTMDSVRSSKIGPLFRPDNFIHGNSGAGNNWAKGHYTEGAELIENVMDVVRNECESCDCLQGFQLIHSLGGGTGSGMGTLLINKIREEYPDRIMNTFSVVPSPKVSDTVVEPYNAILSIHQLIENTDETFCIDNEALYDICFRTLKLTNPTYGDLNHLVSLTMSGVTTSLRFPGQLNADLRKLAVNMVPFPRLHFFMPGFAPLTARGSQQYRALSVPELTQQMFDARNMMAACDPRRGRYLTVACIFRGRMSTREVDEQLLAVQTKNSSYFVEWIPNNVKVAVCDIPPRGLKMAATFIGNNTAIQELFIRVSEQFSAMFRRKAFLHWYTGEGMDEMEFSEAEGNTNDLVSEYQQYQDATADVEEYEEVEVEASPEKEAL; this is translated from the exons ATGCGTGAAATTGTGCATCTTCAGATTGGCCAGTGTGGGAACCAAATTGGAGCGAAG ttctgGGAGGTGATAAGCGATGAACATGGGATTGACATCACTGGAAACTACCGTGGGGATGCATCGCTGCAGCTTGAGCGAATTAACGTGTACTTCAATGAGGCTTACT CCCATAAATACGTGCCCCGTTCTGTCTTGGTGGACCTGGAACCTGGTACGATGGACAGTGTACGGTCTAGCAAAATAGGCCCACTCTTTCGACCTGACAATTTTATTCATG GTAATTCAGGTGCTGGAAACAACTGGGCTAAGGGCCATTACACAGAAGGCGCTGAACTGATTGAAAACGTCATGGATGTGGTCAGGAATGAGTGTGAGAGCTGTGACTGCCTTCAGGGATTCCAGCTCATCCATTCGCTTGGTGGTGGTACGGGCTCAGGTATGGGCACGCTCCTCATCAACAAAATCAGAGAAGAATATCCCGACAGGATTATGAACACTTTCAGTGTTGTGCCTTCACCCAAAGTATCCGACACGGTCGTAGAGCCGTATAACGCTATCCTCTCCATCCATCAACTAATAGAGAATACGGATGAAACCTTTTGCATTGACAATGAAGCTCTATACGATATATGTTTTAGAACTTTAAAGCTCACCAATCCCACCTATGGTGACCTCAACCACTTAGTGTCCCTAACGATGAGCGGTGTCACAACCTCACTCCGTTTTCCTGGTCAACTGAATGCAGATCTGAGGAAGCTGGCTGTTAACATGGTGCCCTTTCCTCGCCTGCATTTCTTTATGCCGGGCTTTGCTCCACTGACAGCTCGAGGTAGCCAACAGTACAGAGCCCTCTCAGTGCCAGAGCTTACTCAACAAATGTTTGATGCACGCAACATGATGGCAGCCTGCGACCCTCGTCGTGGACGTTACTTGACCGTGGCATGCATCTTCAGAGGCCGAATGTCTACCAGAGAAGTGGATGAGCAGTTGCTGGCTGTCCAGACCAAGAATAGTTCCTACTTTGTGGAGTGGATCCCTAATAATGTCAAAGTGGCTGTGTGTGACATACCACCGCGAGGCTTGAAGATGGCAGCTACCTTTATTGGCAATAACACAGCCATTCAGGAGCTCTTCATCAGGGTTTCTGAACAGTTCTCAGCtatgttcagaagaaaagcatttctccATTGGTATACTGGTGAAGGTATGGATGAGATGGAGTTTTCTGAAGCAGAAGGTAACACCAATGACCTTGTTTCCGAGTACCAACAGTACCAGGATGCCACTGCAGATGTTGAGGAATATGAAGAGGTAGAAGTAGAAGCTAGCCCTGAAAAGGAAGCACTGTAA